Proteins encoded by one window of Synechococcus sp. WH 7805:
- a CDS encoding glycosyltransferase family 25 protein has protein sequence MSFSSVGAIYKHIIDISSVLNTSEKNILLNQLSASPALGDTFHAITAVLMGMIYDCHTPSGDNKMPDNFDFKVISLKNSGRIFDFYNSWPLDKHVSIFEGTNARSQDFDIESERFYNSHIKGTLTASDLGHMGCTLSHYKLWDQSEIDEDGYLCVLEDDAILMPYAKNLFPHIAANIPSDADIVFINGRSSEKLYITSGNRPPYSFPVLDLFVKKSDLYSIMNNNYNFLPKGLGASSPLRHWSGTDGYILTNKGLDKLKKFINTRGIPSIAPRGAGSNIDCILSLLTASKSDIGTKSIGFNIKNKNARDLLDTTPYLMGYVTRYPLLDTRDSLGYSHQNRTLQALKTPTEDEIDMIRDAAFLMSKIEKSQSIALLELCHKYRPNGKVLKSRLDKLKSEQIETAQICMKKHLMFVHIPKCGGTSIDNSGLFSHKVLGHRSYSKMIQMVEPYSHKYRVLVLCRNPWDRLASAFYYLSEGGCGNVIDMKYKEDLVGKFNGNFSLFLESFCEDPKSYLNCMHMRPSIKFIKPSTCANPLYIQKLEELSDPSGMFDFVGEQFNIRHDRKRKIYPAKRTYSDASFQQVREIYYEDCVEFGYLEYMLQNIRN, from the coding sequence ATGTCGTTCTCTAGTGTTGGCGCAATCTACAAGCATATTATTGATATTAGCTCCGTTTTAAATACATCTGAAAAAAATATTTTGTTGAATCAATTGTCGGCATCGCCGGCATTAGGTGATACTTTTCATGCCATCACTGCGGTACTGATGGGAATGATTTATGACTGCCATACCCCTTCAGGTGACAACAAGATGCCTGACAATTTTGATTTCAAAGTCATATCTCTGAAGAATTCTGGTCGCATTTTTGATTTCTACAATTCATGGCCCCTAGACAAGCATGTTTCAATATTTGAAGGGACTAATGCACGATCACAAGATTTCGATATTGAATCTGAACGTTTCTATAATTCACATATCAAAGGCACTCTTACTGCTTCAGATTTAGGACATATGGGATGCACTTTGTCACATTACAAACTTTGGGATCAATCAGAGATTGATGAAGATGGTTACTTGTGTGTATTAGAGGATGATGCAATCCTGATGCCTTATGCTAAAAATCTTTTCCCACATATTGCGGCCAATATACCATCTGATGCGGATATTGTATTTATCAATGGAAGATCTTCGGAAAAACTGTACATTACTTCCGGAAATCGCCCCCCATATTCTTTTCCGGTTTTAGACTTATTTGTAAAAAAATCAGATCTTTACAGTATTATGAACAATAATTATAATTTCTTGCCTAAAGGGCTTGGAGCCAGTTCACCACTTCGGCATTGGTCTGGAACAGATGGTTACATTTTAACCAATAAAGGGCTTGACAAGTTGAAAAAATTTATAAATACTCGCGGCATACCTTCAATAGCACCTAGAGGTGCAGGCTCTAACATCGATTGCATTCTCTCCTTGTTAACAGCATCTAAATCTGATATTGGTACAAAATCAATTGGTTTTAATATAAAAAATAAGAATGCACGTGATTTGCTCGATACTACTCCATATTTAATGGGTTATGTAACTCGATATCCATTACTCGATACGCGAGACAGTTTGGGTTATTCTCACCAAAATCGTACTCTCCAAGCACTAAAAACTCCAACCGAAGATGAGATAGATATGATTCGTGATGCAGCATTCCTTATGTCCAAAATCGAGAAAAGTCAATCAATAGCCCTGTTAGAACTATGTCATAAATATCGTCCTAATGGTAAAGTTTTAAAGAGCCGGTTGGATAAATTGAAATCAGAACAAATAGAGACTGCGCAAATATGCATGAAGAAACATCTAATGTTTGTTCATATCCCTAAGTGTGGTGGAACATCGATCGATAATAGCGGTCTTTTTTCTCATAAAGTCTTGGGTCATAGAAGTTACTCAAAAATGATCCAAATGGTTGAGCCTTATTCACATAAATATCGTGTTTTGGTTCTATGTCGTAACCCGTGGGATCGACTCGCGTCTGCTTTTTATTATTTATCAGAAGGCGGATGTGGTAATGTTATTGACATGAAATACAAAGAAGATTTAGTCGGTAAATTTAATGGTAATTTTTCACTATTCTTAGAATCTTTTTGTGAGGATCCAAAGAGCTATTTAAATTGTATGCATATGCGTCCATCTATAAAATTTATAAAACCTAGCACATGTGCCAATCCGCTATATATTCAAAAGTTAGAAGAACTTTCAGATCCTAGCGGTATGTTTGATTTTGTTGGCGAGCAGTTTAACATAAGACATGACAGAAAAAGAAAAATTTATCCCGCTAAACGTACTTATTCAGATGCTTCTTTTCAGCAAGTTCGTGAAATATATTATGAAGATTGCGTAGAATTTGGGTATCTAGAGTATATGCTTCAAAATATTAGGAATTAG